The following proteins are encoded in a genomic region of Opitutales bacterium:
- a CDS encoding aminopeptidase P family protein, whose protein sequence is MPKSRTAILLYANPETNADILYFGEFHAPDPFLAIGVGRRRIGVLSPLEIGRAKKQSGFTDILNLMELRKETESALGIKKPTPADCAVYLANKENISTYRVPQDFPLGMARGIEKQGIHIEVDDAPFFPDRLLKNDEQAAAIKAGNALSSVGFKLFESMLKRARADKKGRLVYEGDVLTSERVQTAIAKAILDHGGVASNTIVAGGDQACDPHERGSGPLFANELIIVDIFPRVSATCYHGDMTRTYLKGKASKEQKRLVKTVRKAQKAALATVRARVHGHSIHQEVVRVFDEKGYETKQVGGTYQGFFHGTGHGLGLEVHEGPRVSPGGGPLKAGMVVTIEPGLYYPGLGGCRIEDVVRVTQDGCEMLSDYSYKWEIA, encoded by the coding sequence ATGCCTAAAAGCAGAACAGCTATCCTTCTTTATGCCAATCCGGAAACCAATGCGGACATCCTCTATTTTGGTGAATTTCACGCACCTGATCCGTTTTTAGCCATAGGAGTCGGGCGTAGGCGCATTGGGGTCTTGAGTCCATTGGAGATCGGGCGAGCTAAGAAACAATCAGGGTTCACAGATATACTGAACTTGATGGAGCTTCGGAAAGAAACCGAAAGCGCTTTGGGTATCAAAAAACCGACACCTGCTGACTGTGCTGTATATCTCGCAAATAAGGAAAACATCAGCACTTATCGTGTGCCCCAAGATTTTCCTTTGGGAATGGCACGGGGCATCGAGAAGCAGGGGATTCATATCGAAGTTGACGATGCTCCCTTTTTTCCAGACCGCTTGCTCAAAAACGATGAACAGGCCGCTGCCATTAAAGCTGGTAATGCTTTGAGCTCGGTTGGGTTTAAACTGTTTGAGTCGATGCTCAAACGTGCACGAGCAGACAAAAAGGGGCGCCTTGTCTATGAAGGTGACGTGCTGACTTCTGAGCGAGTCCAGACAGCCATAGCCAAAGCGATCTTGGACCACGGTGGCGTAGCTTCGAATACCATCGTTGCTGGGGGTGACCAGGCGTGTGATCCCCATGAGCGCGGCTCTGGGCCGCTTTTTGCCAATGAGCTCATAATTGTGGACATTTTCCCGCGTGTGTCCGCGACATGTTACCATGGTGATATGACGCGGACTTATTTAAAAGGAAAGGCTAGCAAGGAACAGAAACGTTTAGTGAAAACGGTTCGTAAAGCACAGAAAGCCGCGTTGGCTACCGTGCGTGCGCGTGTCCACGGCCATTCGATACACCAGGAAGTTGTGCGCGTGTTTGACGAGAAAGGCTATGAAACGAAGCAGGTCGGTGGGACCTATCAAGGGTTCTTTCACGGAACAGGGCATGGCTTGGGTCTCGAAGTGCATGAGGGGCCGCGCGTCTCTCCAGGTGGCGGTCCGCTCAAGGCAGGTATGGTGGTTACCATTGAGCCAGGTCTATATTATCCAGGCTTAGGCGGTTGCCGTATTGAGGACGTCGTGCGTGTGACACAAGATGGCTGCGAAATGCTATCCGATTATTCATACAAATGGGAGATTGCATGA